GGTTCAAAGGTCTCTTATAGTAAATCGCAAGCCTGTGTTGATGTTCCACACGCTCCGGCCATTAATGTCATTCCGACCCTATCGCTGCTATTCTTTGCGTGGGTGAGAGCATCGAATTCCGATAGGTAGTCCAAAATTTTTCGCTGAATATTTGGTCAATTCGGACAAGTAAGCTATGTTTGCGGTGTACTATCAGACTAATACAGCATGTCTATATAGTTTAAATTACTGATTATTAAGCAATAGAATCCAAAATCAGACGAACGTAATATAGAGGAAAAAGAAGTCAAACAAGAAAAAAGCATCGCAAAAAAGGAAAAGAGAAACAAAAAACATCTTGCCAATATAGACTCGATGAGTAGCATACACCAAAAGAGACAGCATGATATAAGAGTAAAAAAACAGAAAACGAACAAAAACAGAATAAAACAATGATCAACGCAAAAAACATCAGATTCAGCTATCCGCGACAAAGGTCGCTTTTCGAAAGCTTAAACCTCGACCTGCCGAAAGGGAGTATTACGGGACTGCTCGGACGAAACGGGGAGGGAAAGACTACGCTACTGAAACTCCTATGCGGCCAATTACTCCGAAAGGATGGCAATCTGACAGTATTGACGGAAGACCCACGACACCGCTCGGTGAAGTTTTTGTCAAAAGTGTTCCTGCTGCAAGAGGAAGTGACCTGCCCGAATGTTACGATCAGGGATTACTTCCGTATGATCACTCCTTTCTATCCCTCCTACTCACCCGAAGTAGCTCAGGAAATCATCATCGCTTTCGACCTGAACTGGGACATGAAGCTCGGCAAGGTATCGCAGGGACAGAAGAAAAAGGCTGTCATCGCATTGGCACTCTCTCTTCGTACACCACTCTTGCTGATGGACGAACCGACCAACGGGCTGGATATTCCGAGCAAAAGTGCTTTCCGCCGCCTGATGGCACGATATATAACGGAGGAGCAAACGGTCATTATCAGTACACATCAGGTACGCGATCTGGAGCAGATCATCGATCGCATCGTAATGATGGACAAGAATGCCATCGTCTGCAACAGGTCCGTAGCCGAACTGAGCGAGCGATTTGCCTTCCGCCAAGTGGTACCGGGCGATAAGCCTATATATAAGGAAGGCTCTACAATGGGCGAAGTGGGTGTGTATGAGAATACCACCGGAGAAGAAACGCCCTTCTCCATGGAGCTGTTTTTCAACGGCATGATAGCCGAAAGAGAGGTGTTTAATCGCGTGTTGAATCGCTAAAGCTACTACCACTATGACTGCATTAGTAAACAGCCGGCCGACAAATGTCTGGCAGCGCATCGGTCTCCTCTTTGCGATGGAATGGGGTACTCAGAAGAGAAACATTCTGGCCGTAACCGGCACACTCTGTGTAGTAGCCCTTGCTATTGCCATCCTTATATCTGTCAGTATCAATAGGCCTATCTCAGTGGAAGGATTGTCAGGATATATATTTGGTTTCAGTTCATTGTTTTTAATGACGACGATGGTCTATACTTACATCGCCATTCAAAGACAAGTCAATCACTCCAAGACCATAGCCTATACAATCATACCGGCTTCTGTGGGAGAGAAATACGTGGTACTTCTGCTTTCTTTTCTGTTTCCGTTCATATGGACTATCGTTCTTTTGGCTATGGCCATATTGTTCTTGGGCATCTTGCTTCCAAGTACATGGACAGCCCTATATGAGCTGTGGATGAATCTCTTCTTCATAGAACACATTGTATCGGTCGAAGAAGCAGAGTGGGCTGCAAAAATCGTTAGTTCCCTGAGATTCTATTTCATCTTATACAATATCGTGGGTGCTTTCTGTAGCATAGCCATGGCTCTTTGGTGCTGCATCAATGTACGAGGCACCACTCAGTCCATTCTTGCCCATATCGGACTCAATGCCGTGCTGGGTATTTTCTCCTCAGTAGTCGTATTGCCCGCAATGGTAGCACGCTTATCCTATATCGAATACAGCAATTCCATAAATGAGAGAGAAGTTATGGATGTTATTTTTTCCCCCGAGATATGGAGCTACCAGCTGATCACATTAGGATTGGCAGCGATACTATTCTATATCCTATCCTATTTCTCACTGAAAAAACGACAGCTACGATGACGACTACACAGAATCAACATAAAACTGTGCCCTCCTTTCTCGGGCGTATAGGACTGCTCCTTCGCATGGAGTGGTGTACACAGGGACGCAATACTCTATTTTTCCTGTTGGCTCTACTGGGAGCACTCGTAGGTCTGACGATGCTATTGCACATAGGAGATGAGCTAAATCCTCTCTCGGTAAAGGATCGAACGCATTTTGACCTTTGGCCGTTGACCCTCGTTTGCGTAGCTTTCTACGTATTCCGAATCGTACAAGGCCGGGTCAATAAGTCCGACACCGTCACCTATACCTTAATACCGGCTTCTGCCACAGCAAAGTTCGTCGTTATACTGATAGAGGGGATATTGGCACTGTTGGTAGCCGCTGTTGTAAACCAAATAGCCTATACGATAGAGGTACTCCTCTACCCCGCTGTCTTGGAAGCATCGTACTATGCGCCTTATATCTGGCAGACATCAGCAGGCTATGGGTGGTTTTCATCCGGATTCTTGGATCTCTACTGGCCGGGGGCCGTCATTCTGTTCAATGTACTGTCAGCAGGTATTTACTTCGCCGTTAGTGTCCGAAAACTCACCATGGCTACCGTGGCTTTCCTCCTGACTATGGGAGGTGAAACGATTTTGTTCGGCATACTGACATCCAATCTGAACCTGTACGGAGAAGATCTTTTCACTGCTCTTTTCTTCGGCGGTATCGGCTTGTGCCTATTCGTTTTATCCTTTATCAACCTTCAAAGACGACAACTGAAATGACTGCTATACTTCAAGCACAATCCATATTCCTCCAAATATCGGACACGATCAAGGACAGGATTCTCTCCGGCGAATATTCGGCCGACGAAAGAGTACCATCTGTCCGCGAATTGGCCGAACAGATGGAGGTCAATCCCAACACAGCGATGCGAGCTGTCGAACGCCTGCAAATGGAAGGTATGATCTACAACAAGCGCGGACTCGGCTACTTTGTCAACCCCAACGCTCGCGAAGAGATCCTTGCCTCTCGACGCAAGAAATTCGTAGAAGAGGTGGTACCGGCCCTATTCAGCGAGATGAAACTCCTCGGTATAGGCCTCGACACCCTCCAATCCGAATGGGACAAACAAACAGAGAATAATTCATAGACTATATGCGTTGCCTTTTTATCCGCTCCCGTTGCGGCATTGCGCGAGTCGCCGCCAATGGGGGCGGAGCGGAAGACCCCCTCTCTCCTAGCCCTTCTTTCCGAGCATTCTGATAAGGGAAAGGAGTTCGACTACAGACTATTCACAAGCAATAAACTTAAAGTGTTTGCAACAGGTAACAGCCGATACATACACAATAAACCAACAATCATCCAAGCAATGAAACGAATCGTTTTATCATCTTTCCTATTCGTTCTGTCCATACTTTCTTTGATGGCACAGAACAATACCCTCGATGTACACATATCCGGTACGATCAAGGATGCCTCCTCCGGCGAATCGGTGCCCTATGCTACTGTAAGCATCCGGCCGGCAGGAGCAGATACCACACAGGTGTTCCGACAAGTGACTGACGGCAACGGCTACTTCGTCATAGGCCTACCGGCAGCTCCCTCCTATCACCTGACAGCTTCGTTTGTAGGTATGAAAACCCATACCATGCAGATTAGTCGGGAAAATGGACAGCGGGACATCAAAGCTGTCGATATTTCGCTCGAATCCGAGGACAAACAACTCTCCACCGTCACCGTATCGGCAGCACGACCACTGGTGAAGATGGAGATAGACCGCCTGTCCTATAATATGAAAGATGACCCCGCAGCCAAGACGAACAACCTGCTCGAAATGCTGCGCAACGTTCCTTTGGTAACAGTGGATGGTCAGGGCAATATCCAGGTGAAAGGATCTTCCAACTTCAAAATCCACCTCAATGGCAGGCCCTCGACCATGGTGAGCAGCAACCCGAAGGAGGTCTTTCGCTCCATTCCTGCCCATACGATCAAACGGGTGGAGGTCATCACCGATCCAGGTGTAAAGTACGATGCGGAAGGCACAAGTGCCATCCTGAACATCGTCACGGAAGAAGGTAAGAAGCTGGAAGGATATTCAGGTTCCATCACGGCCAGTGTCAGCAACAATCCCACAGCCAACGGTAGTATCTTTCTGACGGCCAAGTCCGGCAAAGTCGGGCTGACTACCAACTATAACTACTACGGTGGCAAAAACAAGGGCTCTCGCTACTTTACCGAACGTACTACATCCATGCTCCAAACGATAGAAGAAGGCAAAGGGCAAGAAACCTTTGGCGGACACTTCGGCAATGCCCTCCTCTCATTCGAGATAGATTCGCTCAATCTCTTTACGGTGGGCGGCAATGTACGCCTTTGGGAGATGACCACCGACCGGAACAGCGTAGAAAAAAGCTTTGTCGGCAGCAACCTCATGTCCTACATAGACAGAAAACTCAAAACACAGATGGATGCCGGATCATACGAGCTCAATGCCGACTATCAGCACAGCACTCGCCTGCCGGGCGAATTGCTCACCGTTTCCTACCGCTTCACTCACAATCCTAATAATAGCGAGACCTTCATTGACCAATGGAAGCGCGATCCGCTCAATACAGCTAATACGATCCAGTACGCCGGCCAGCACTCCAAATCCGATGCGGGCATGGACGAACATACGGCACAAGTGGACTATACACGTCCCTTAGGACAAGCACATTCTTTGGAAGCAGGGCTGAAGTACATCTATCGTCATGCCATGAGCGATCCGCTCTATGAGATACGACCATCCGAAGATGCTCCGTGGCAGCCCGGCTCCCTATATGCACAGAATCCGTCGAACGGAAAATTCCGCCACGATCAATACATCGGAGCAGCCTATGCCGGCTACAACTATCGTAAGGATCAGTATTCTTTGCAAACCGGCCTCCGAGTGGAAAGCAGCAGGCTGAAAGCACTCTTTCCCGAAAACGCAGCAGCAGATTTCTCCCACAACTCGTTCGACTGGGTGCCACAGCTCACGCTCGGCTATACCCCCTCGCCCATGAAGCAGCTCAAGCTGGCCTATAACTTCCGAATCCAACGTCCTGCAATCGGCCAACTGAATCCCTACCGGCTACAGACCAACGATTATCAAGTACAGTATGGTAATCCCGACCTAAAGTCGGAGAAGCGTCACCACGTCGGTCTCTCCTATAATCAATACGGAGCCAAGGTCATGCTTACAGCATCGCTCGACTACGATTTCTGCAACAACGCCATCCAGAATTACACCTTCTCCGACCCGGCCAATCCCAATCTGTTCCACCAGACCTATGGCAATATCGGACGAGAGCATTCTTTCAACTTGAATACCTATGCCATGTACACGCCGGCCGTATGGGTCAGGATTATGCTCAACGGAAATATCGATCGCACATTCCAAAAGAGCGAAGCACTCGGCATTGATGTCAATTCATGGTCCGGCATGGTATACTCAGGCCTGATGTTCACCCTGCCGAAGGATTGGACTGTGAATCTCTTCGGAGGTTATTATCATGGGGGAAGAAGCTACCAGACGAAGTATGATGGCAATGTATTCAACAATATCGGTATAGCCAAACAGCTTTTCGACAAAAAATTGAGAGTCTCGCTGAGCGCAAACAACATTCATGCGAAGTATTCGACATGGAAGAGCCGGACCATTGGCAATGGATTTACTATTTATTCGGAAAATGCCGGTATACAACGGAGTGTTTCCCTCAGCCTCACCTATAGCTTCGGTAAGATGAATACACAAGTGCGCAAGGTACAGCGTACGATCGTCAATGACGACCTCAAGCAGACCTCATCCCAAGGACAGCAGGGTGGCGGACAAGGAAATCCTACCGGCAATTGATCAAGAAACACTGTAAAAAAACACCATACAATGAGAAAAAAGATTTTCGCCGGCCTTGTCGGTCTCATAGGCACAGCACTGATAGCCGGTGCATGCAATATCAAATTCGACAACAAAGGCAAAACAATCACCCCCAAGGGCGATGCCATCACGGAGACTCGCAACATCGGTACATTCGACAAGATCGATGTCGAGGATGCATTCAACATCCACTACAAAGCCGGTATTCCGACTGACGGACTGACCATCGAGGCAGCACCCAATCTGATGGAATACATCGTCACGGAAGTGACGGATGGCGAACTTTCCATCCGACTCAAAGACCGCTATTCGATCCACGACGGGAAGATCGTCATTACGGTCGGTTCACCCACCCTCAAGGCAGTGGAGATGTCCGGTGCCTGTGCACTGAATGTGGAGGGAGAGCTTACCGGCGACCGGCTCGATCTGGACCTGTCGGGAGCTTCTTCTGTAAACCTCACCGGCCGTCTCAAAGCATTGGATATAAACGCTTCGGGAGCTTCCGGTATCAAACTGAAAGGCTCCGGCGAGGAGTTTACGCTCTCATGCAGCGGAGCTGTTGGTTGTGATGCATCCGATTTCATTACCCAACGTACCGAAGTATCCGTTAGTGGCACGGCATCGGTAAAGATCAATGCTTCCGAGTCTGTACGGGGAGATCTCTCCGGCATATCCTCTCTCGAAAATTACGGAGCCTCTTCGAATGATGAGGTAACAACCTCCGGCATGTCTTCCTACAAGCACAAATAACCCTATATAAGTAGAAGGGATGACCCTCACATCGGAATAGGACGACGTTACCAAGCTGTTAGGACGACCTTACCGAGCTATTAGGACGACGTTACCGAGCTATTAGGACGACGTTACTGAGCTGTTAGGACGACCTTGCCGAGCTGTTAGGACGACCTTACCGAGCTATTAGGACGACGTTACTGAACTGTTAGGACGACCTTACCGATCGGGGCACTACTTTTGAATAGAATATGTCAGCATATTTTTCTAATCTTGTCGTCGCTATCGGCAGAATCCAATGGTCCTCTCCTTCCTGTCCGATACCACCGAAGAAACAAGCAATTCATCATAATCACCCAACAAAATACCAAGTATGAAACTAAAAATCCTATTACTAACAATCCTGACATTAGGAGCAATGACTGTGCATGCACAAAAGATCACAGGCGACTGGAAAGGAATGCTCTCCATTCCGCAAGCCAACATGGAGCTGGAACTCATATTCCACATCACCGGAGAGGGTGCCAACCTCTCCACGACGATGGATGTACCTGCTCAGGGAGCAACCGGCATACCCGTAGAGAAGACCTCCTTTGCCGATGGCAAACTGACACTCTCCGCAGCTGCCCTTCAGTTCACATTCAAGGGCACCCTGTCCGGCAATACGATAGAAGGCAATGTAGAGCAGATGGGCTTCAGCCTGCCGCTTACGCTACAACGATTCGAATCCAAATTGCCCGGCAATACAGCCTTGCCTTCGACCGAAGAAGAGCTTAAGGCACTGGCAGCTTTGGACAAGGGCAACTACAAATACAAGGTAGAAGACTACTTTGCCAAACCCAAGGCTTCCGCTTTTCAGCTAAGCCCCAACGGCAAGTACCTCTCATACATGGAAAAGGACGATGCCGGCAAACGCCATGTCTATGTCAAGGAAATTGCCACCGGCACCGTCAAGCGTGCCATCGAAGAAAAGGACGAACTGATCAAAGGCTACGGATGGATCAACGACGAACGTCTCTTCTTTGTCATGGACAAAGGAGGGAATGAGAACTATCACCTCTTTGCTTCGAATATCGATGGCAGCAATACCCGCGATCTCACCCCCTTTGACGGAGTGAAGGCTTCGATCCTCAACATGCTCAAAGAGCAGAAGGACTACATGATCATATCCATGAACAAAAACAATCCGCAGATCTTCGAACCCTACAAACTGAATGTAGTAACAGGCGAGCTGACCCAGCTCTACGAGAATAAGGATGCGGCCAACCCCATTCAAGGTTACGAGTTCGACAAGGACGGCGAACTGCGTGGATACAGCCGCCTCGTAAACGGGATCGAATCCGAGTTGTACTACAAGGATTTGGCTACGGGCGAGTTCCGTCTGCTGAAGAAAACACACTGGGACGACACCTTCGGAGTCATCGCGTTCAACTATGCCTCCAAGAACAAAGACGAAGCCTATGTACTGACCAACCTGGACAGCGACAAGACTCGTATCGTACTCTACGACCTGAAGCAGAACAAGATCATCCGCGAGATCTTCGCCAACGAAGACTACGACGTCAGCGGCCTGCACCTCTCTCGTAAGAGAAACTACGAAATAGACCTCATGGCCTACGAAGGCGAGAAGTCCGTAGTCGTACCCGTAAGTGCCACCTACAAAGAGCTGCACAAGCTGATGGAAAAGGAATTCAAGGGCAAAGAATTCTCCGTGGTCGATTACGATGATGATGAGACCATCCTGCTTATCGCCGTACAAAGCGACAAGCTATACGGCACCTACTACCAGTTCGATACGCGCACCAAGAAGTTTACCCTCCTCTATGACCTGATGCCTCAGCTCAAGGAGGAAGATATGGCCGAGATGCGCCCCATCAAATTCAAGAGCCGCGACGGACTCACCATCCATGGCTATATCACTCTGCCGAAAGCAGCCCTCGAAGGGAAGAAAGTACCCCTGATCGTCAATCCGCATGGAGGCCCCCAAGGCATACGCGACTCATGGGGCTTCAATCCCGAGACCCAGCTCTTCGCCAGCCGCGGATATGCCACCCTGCAAGTCAATTTCCGCATCTCAGGCGGATACGGCAAGGAATTCCTCCGTGCCGGATTCAAACAGATCGGTCGCAAAGCTATGGACGATGTGGAGGATGGTGTGCGCTATGCTATCAGCCAAGGTTGGGTGGATCCCGACAGGATCGCCATATACGGTGCCAGCCACGGTGGTTATGCCACGCTGATGGGTCTGGTGAAAACACCCGATCTCTATGCCTGCGGTGTGGATTACGTAGGTGTATCGAACATTTACACCTTCTTCGACTCCTTCCCTGAATATTGGAAGCCGTTTAAGGAAATGGTCAAGGAAATTTGGTACGACCTCGACAATCCGGAGGAAGCAGCTATTGCCAAGGAAGTATCCCCCTTCTTCCAGATCGACAAGATCAATAAGCCACTGTTCGTCGTACAGGGAGCTAACGACCCACGCGTGAATATCAACGAGTCCGATCAGATCGTGACGGCACTGCGTGCCCGCGGATTCGAAGTACCCTATATGGTGAAGTACAACGAAGGCCACGGATTCCATCGTGAAGAAAACTCCATGGAGCTATACCGTGCCATGCTCGGTTTCTTCGCCAAACACCTGAAGAAATAAGCCGGAGGATATAAGGCTGAAAGCTCAAGAGGGTGCTGCAAGCGTTTCGTCTTTGCAGCACCCTCTTCGTTTTTGTCAGCCATGCTCAAACATTCTGTCCGGCCCCAAAGAGATTTTTCGGTGGGATCACCTTTGAGGCTTGTATCCTCTTGATTCTTTCAATCGAAGGAATTAGGGATAATGCAGGATTGGACACTTCTTCTCAACGAATACGGCATCTTACTCCCATATCCCAATCGTATCAGAACCGTAGGATATGCGTCTTCGATACCGAGTATTTCTGCCATTTTTCTCGAAAGGCCCTGTACCTCATTGGGCTGGTTCATATAAGCATGCGAAATACCCATGCCTGTAGCCTTGAGCAGGATATGTTCCAATGCTCTCCCCAATTTTATCCATTGCACCACCGTATTGTTCGAAGTGGTAAACAAAACAAAATGAGAAGAGGAGGCTATCTTTCTTCTATCATTTCTATTTTGAGACTTCTCGTTAATGAGTCGGGTGATAATGGCCTTTGCAATGAAGCGAGACAGATTGGGTGCACCGAATACGGCATAGCTGAGTCCGTCTCTCGTTGCATCTTGATGCTTCTTGTTATAGCGCATCCATTGCTGCAATTCTTCTTTGAACTTTTTGTCTCGCATTTGTATGCTGTTGCCCTCACAAACCATTTCCGAAATAGCGTCGAACTCCCGTGTGCCATTCTTGAAGAAATGGACTCCGACACAAGGTTCCATATCGCTCTTTTCTCCCAAAGCGACAATGTCGTTCACAGGAATAGTATTTCCATCATAGACACTTCTGTTCGTCTGCCTTACGGATATATGAGGAAACAGAGGAGATGGAGTATCGGAATCCTGCTTGGTAAGTTCGATGTGGATCGTGCCGTTTTCTGCGATAGAGACCATCGTCTCGTATCCTTTATGGACTGCCGCTACACAAAGATTCTCCGTAGCGCATCCAAGTGAAACAAATAGCTCTCGATTATCAGGATCGACTACGGGCAGCGTTTTTGTAAAATCGGGCAGAATGTCGATTCCCGTCTCTTTAATCCTGAATGTCCATGGTTGCGTATTATGCCCTGAAGGAGCTTTGACAGCCTGCTCGATCAGAAACGAACAGTCTGTGTCTTGTGCAAATATCTTGCTCA
This genomic stretch from Porphyromonas gingivalis ATCC 33277 harbors:
- a CDS encoding ATP-binding cassette domain-containing protein; protein product: MINAKNIRFSYPRQRSLFESLNLDLPKGSITGLLGRNGEGKTTLLKLLCGQLLRKDGNLTVLTEDPRHRSVKFLSKVFLLQEEVTCPNVTIRDYFRMITPFYPSYSPEVAQEIIIAFDLNWDMKLGKVSQGQKKKAVIALALSLRTPLLLMDEPTNGLDIPSKSAFRRLMARYITEEQTVIISTHQVRDLEQIIDRIVMMDKNAIVCNRSVAELSERFAFRQVVPGDKPIYKEGSTMGEVGVYENTTGEETPFSMELFFNGMIAEREVFNRVLNR
- a CDS encoding GntR family transcriptional regulator — protein: MTAILQAQSIFLQISDTIKDRILSGEYSADERVPSVRELAEQMEVNPNTAMRAVERLQMEGMIYNKRGLGYFVNPNAREEILASRRKKFVEEVVPALFSEMKLLGIGLDTLQSEWDKQTENNS
- a CDS encoding outer membrane beta-barrel family protein — protein: MKRIVLSSFLFVLSILSLMAQNNTLDVHISGTIKDASSGESVPYATVSIRPAGADTTQVFRQVTDGNGYFVIGLPAAPSYHLTASFVGMKTHTMQISRENGQRDIKAVDISLESEDKQLSTVTVSAARPLVKMEIDRLSYNMKDDPAAKTNNLLEMLRNVPLVTVDGQGNIQVKGSSNFKIHLNGRPSTMVSSNPKEVFRSIPAHTIKRVEVITDPGVKYDAEGTSAILNIVTEEGKKLEGYSGSITASVSNNPTANGSIFLTAKSGKVGLTTNYNYYGGKNKGSRYFTERTTSMLQTIEEGKGQETFGGHFGNALLSFEIDSLNLFTVGGNVRLWEMTTDRNSVEKSFVGSNLMSYIDRKLKTQMDAGSYELNADYQHSTRLPGELLTVSYRFTHNPNNSETFIDQWKRDPLNTANTIQYAGQHSKSDAGMDEHTAQVDYTRPLGQAHSLEAGLKYIYRHAMSDPLYEIRPSEDAPWQPGSLYAQNPSNGKFRHDQYIGAAYAGYNYRKDQYSLQTGLRVESSRLKALFPENAAADFSHNSFDWVPQLTLGYTPSPMKQLKLAYNFRIQRPAIGQLNPYRLQTNDYQVQYGNPDLKSEKRHHVGLSYNQYGAKVMLTASLDYDFCNNAIQNYTFSDPANPNLFHQTYGNIGREHSFNLNTYAMYTPAVWVRIMLNGNIDRTFQKSEALGIDVNSWSGMVYSGLMFTLPKDWTVNLFGGYYHGGRSYQTKYDGNVFNNIGIAKQLFDKKLRVSLSANNIHAKYSTWKSRTIGNGFTIYSENAGIQRSVSLSLTYSFGKMNTQVRKVQRTIVNDDLKQTSSQGQQGGGQGNPTGN
- a CDS encoding GIN domain-containing protein produces the protein MRKKIFAGLVGLIGTALIAGACNIKFDNKGKTITPKGDAITETRNIGTFDKIDVEDAFNIHYKAGIPTDGLTIEAAPNLMEYIVTEVTDGELSIRLKDRYSIHDGKIVITVGSPTLKAVEMSGACALNVEGELTGDRLDLDLSGASSVNLTGRLKALDINASGASGIKLKGSGEEFTLSCSGAVGCDASDFITQRTEVSVSGTASVKINASESVRGDLSGISSLENYGASSNDEVTTSGMSSYKHK
- a CDS encoding S9 family peptidase, translating into MKLKILLLTILTLGAMTVHAQKITGDWKGMLSIPQANMELELIFHITGEGANLSTTMDVPAQGATGIPVEKTSFADGKLTLSAAALQFTFKGTLSGNTIEGNVEQMGFSLPLTLQRFESKLPGNTALPSTEEELKALAALDKGNYKYKVEDYFAKPKASAFQLSPNGKYLSYMEKDDAGKRHVYVKEIATGTVKRAIEEKDELIKGYGWINDERLFFVMDKGGNENYHLFASNIDGSNTRDLTPFDGVKASILNMLKEQKDYMIISMNKNNPQIFEPYKLNVVTGELTQLYENKDAANPIQGYEFDKDGELRGYSRLVNGIESELYYKDLATGEFRLLKKTHWDDTFGVIAFNYASKNKDEAYVLTNLDSDKTRIVLYDLKQNKIIREIFANEDYDVSGLHLSRKRNYEIDLMAYEGEKSVVVPVSATYKELHKLMEKEFKGKEFSVVDYDDDETILLIAVQSDKLYGTYYQFDTRTKKFTLLYDLMPQLKEEDMAEMRPIKFKSRDGLTIHGYITLPKAALEGKKVPLIVNPHGGPQGIRDSWGFNPETQLFASRGYATLQVNFRISGGYGKEFLRAGFKQIGRKAMDDVEDGVRYAISQGWVDPDRIAIYGASHGGYATLMGLVKTPDLYACGVDYVGVSNIYTFFDSFPEYWKPFKEMVKEIWYDLDNPEEAAIAKEVSPFFQIDKINKPLFVVQGANDPRVNINESDQIVTALRARGFEVPYMVKYNEGHGFHREENSMELYRAMLGFFAKHLKK
- a CDS encoding Acg family FMN-binding oxidoreductase, which encodes MSKIFAQDTDCSFLIEQAVKAPSGHNTQPWTFRIKETGIDILPDFTKTLPVVDPDNRELFVSLGCATENLCVAAVHKGYETMVSIAENGTIHIELTKQDSDTPSPLFPHISVRQTNRSVYDGNTIPVNDIVALGEKSDMEPCVGVHFFKNGTREFDAISEMVCEGNSIQMRDKKFKEELQQWMRYNKKHQDATRDGLSYAVFGAPNLSRFIAKAIITRLINEKSQNRNDRRKIASSSHFVLFTTSNNTVVQWIKLGRALEHILLKATGMGISHAYMNQPNEVQGLSRKMAEILGIEDAYPTVLIRLGYGSKMPYSLRRSVQSCIIPNSFD